A stretch of Pseudoprevotella muciniphila DNA encodes these proteins:
- the trxB gene encoding thioredoxin-disulfide reductase, with translation MIKCLILGSGPAGYTAAIYAGRAGLTPVVYEGLQPGGQLTTTTEIENFPGYPEGVDANVMMADLRKQAERYGAEVRSGIAVKVNLDKAPYKVEFDDGTSEECHTLIIATGAVAKYLGLADEEKYRGEGVSACATCDGFFYRNKQVAVVGGGDTACEEASYLAGLASKVYMIVRKPFLRASKAMQEKVFNNPKIEVLFETNTKGLFGENGVEGAHLIYKKGSPEEKELDIAIDGFFLAIGHKPNSDLFKPWIKTDEQGYIITQDGRPNTDVPGVFAAGDVADPHYRQAITAAASGCKAALEAERYLAEKGIK, from the coding sequence ATGATAAAATGCCTCATACTCGGTTCTGGTCCTGCAGGTTATACTGCTGCAATTTATGCAGGTAGGGCAGGGCTGACCCCTGTTGTTTACGAAGGGTTGCAACCCGGCGGACAACTCACAACTACCACCGAAATAGAAAATTTTCCGGGATATCCCGAAGGTGTGGATGCCAATGTCATGATGGCAGACCTTCGGAAACAAGCCGAAAGGTATGGAGCGGAAGTGCGATCGGGTATCGCTGTGAAAGTTAATCTCGATAAGGCACCCTACAAAGTGGAATTCGATGACGGAACGTCCGAAGAATGCCATACACTTATCATTGCTACCGGAGCAGTAGCAAAATATCTCGGACTTGCTGACGAAGAAAAATATCGTGGTGAAGGTGTCAGTGCCTGTGCCACATGCGACGGCTTCTTCTATCGAAATAAGCAGGTCGCTGTTGTAGGTGGTGGCGATACTGCATGTGAAGAAGCATCATACCTTGCCGGACTGGCATCAAAAGTTTATATGATTGTCCGCAAACCGTTCCTTCGTGCTTCAAAAGCCATGCAGGAAAAGGTGTTCAACAATCCTAAAATAGAAGTGCTCTTCGAAACTAATACAAAAGGACTCTTTGGAGAGAACGGAGTTGAAGGCGCACATCTTATTTACAAGAAAGGAAGCCCTGAAGAAAAAGAATTGGATATAGCCATCGACGGCTTCTTCCTCGCAATAGGCCACAAACCCAACAGCGACCTCTTCAAGCCTTGGATAAAAACTGACGAGCAAGGGTATATCATTACTCAAGACGGTCGGCCCAACACTGACGTCCCGGGAGTGTTCGCTGCTGGGGACGTTGCAGACCCGCACTACCGTCAGGCCATCACAGCTGCAGCAAGCGGTTGCAAAGCTGCTCTCGAAGCTGAGAGATACCTCGCGGAGAAAGGTATTAAATAA
- the udk gene encoding uridine kinase, producing MFIIGIAGGTGSGKTTVVKKIVEEIPGAKVSVIPQDSYYKAAEPGVPLEVLQQKNFDHPDAFDWDLLFQQVNDLRNGKSIEQPTYSFLKCDRLPETIRVEPTNVIIVEGIMALYRKELRDLMDLKIFVDADPDERLIRVIERDVIERGKTAREVMSKYRRVLKPMHRQFIEPTKEYADLIIPQGGNNIKAINIMRAYIRKKMHEEE from the coding sequence ATGTTTATTATCGGAATTGCAGGTGGTACAGGGTCGGGTAAGACCACTGTAGTAAAAAAAATAGTAGAAGAAATTCCTGGTGCAAAGGTTTCTGTCATCCCACAAGATTCCTACTACAAAGCCGCAGAACCGGGAGTGCCGCTCGAAGTGCTGCAACAGAAAAACTTCGACCATCCTGATGCCTTCGACTGGGACTTACTCTTTCAGCAAGTGAATGATCTGAGAAATGGAAAGTCGATAGAACAACCCACTTATTCTTTCCTAAAGTGCGACAGACTTCCTGAAACGATACGCGTGGAGCCTACGAACGTTATAATCGTCGAAGGAATCATGGCGCTCTATCGCAAAGAACTTCGTGATTTAATGGATCTGAAAATCTTCGTAGATGCAGACCCCGATGAGCGACTGATACGCGTCATAGAGCGTGATGTCATAGAGCGTGGCAAGACTGCACGCGAAGTGATGTCAAAGTACAGACGTGTCCTCAAACCCATGCACCGCCAGTTCATAGAACCCACGAAGGAATATGCCGACCTCATCATTCCGCAAGGCGGAAACAATATCAAGGCTATCAACATCATGAGGGCATATATCAGAAAGAAGATGCACGAGGAAGAGTAG
- a CDS encoding tetratricopeptide repeat protein — translation MKLYRLFIYLIISFSASLFLLSCGNRNDALLSDMETIKREGDSVPETALKKLEHLSDRMKGESEYVQMKYDLLKIRLQDKSDIIPENDKAAKRVYDYFQENGNGNEKAEAAYYLASVYRDLHDSPSAVSFFLQSEDLSLQCDTPDSTLLANTYSQLRGLYEAQYNYNAALEVAKKEFEIARNNSRLLCPTRIMDVATCYILLNDTANAIKYQDFALNEIIKSHSEEEHSDILSELTLAYFRQNIKEKAVFCKNKLLNISKERLPEIFHHNLGVFYLESGKLDSAYINLSYIFENPIDPSYKEDASIGLLMISLEKDNNDSIKKYARAYIESAEESKRFMKREISLNARNEYIYHRDKEQETKAYQAAENAKRNLIIAILGFISIVAIFIIIFQWYRLNSLKKINRQKEIIKNKNTEIRDKADLIEEQSQQLQEKDEMLKEKAIQNETLYQVAYTKKLKENGGEIIEKFLLASEGKDKVNDEDWQSLFSAIDGLHPDFRHAVLERIKKPTEDKIRIAYLLKAGMTNPQIMAVTDYSKSSVYRKSDSIRKALPDFLREEEEEEEET, via the coding sequence ATGAAACTATACAGACTATTCATATACCTGATTATATCATTTAGCGCATCATTGTTTTTATTGTCGTGCGGAAACCGAAACGATGCATTGCTGAGTGATATGGAGACCATCAAGCGTGAGGGAGACAGTGTTCCGGAAACAGCACTCAAGAAGTTAGAACACCTTTCAGACCGCATGAAAGGTGAGTCTGAATATGTGCAGATGAAATACGACTTGCTAAAGATACGTTTGCAGGACAAATCAGATATTATTCCTGAGAACGACAAGGCGGCAAAGCGCGTTTATGACTACTTTCAGGAGAACGGGAATGGTAATGAAAAGGCTGAAGCCGCTTATTATCTTGCCAGTGTGTATCGCGACCTGCACGACAGTCCCAGTGCCGTGAGTTTCTTTCTTCAGTCTGAAGACTTGTCCTTGCAATGCGATACGCCAGATTCTACTCTATTAGCAAATACTTATTCACAGTTAAGAGGTTTGTATGAGGCTCAATATAACTATAATGCGGCATTAGAGGTGGCAAAAAAAGAATTTGAAATTGCAAGAAATAACTCCAGGCTTCTTTGTCCTACGAGAATAATGGATGTTGCTACTTGCTATATATTATTGAATGATACAGCTAATGCTATTAAATATCAAGACTTTGCATTAAATGAAATAATTAAAAGTCATTCTGAAGAAGAACATTCTGATATTTTATCAGAATTGACTTTGGCATATTTCAGACAAAACATAAAGGAAAAAGCTGTTTTCTGCAAGAATAAATTACTCAACATTTCAAAAGAGAGATTACCTGAGATTTTTCATCATAATTTGGGAGTATTCTATTTAGAATCAGGTAAACTCGATTCGGCATACATAAATTTGTCTTATATATTCGAAAATCCAATAGATCCTTCTTATAAAGAAGATGCAAGCATAGGACTTCTAATGATTTCATTAGAAAAAGATAATAATGATAGTATAAAAAAATATGCCAGAGCCTATATAGAATCAGCAGAAGAATCAAAGCGATTCATGAAACGTGAAATCTCATTAAATGCCCGAAACGAATACATCTATCACAGGGACAAGGAACAGGAGACCAAGGCATATCAAGCCGCAGAGAACGCGAAGCGCAACTTGATCATAGCCATTTTAGGCTTTATTTCCATAGTTGCCATTTTTATTATCATTTTCCAGTGGTACAGGTTGAATTCTTTAAAGAAAATCAACAGGCAGAAAGAAATCATAAAGAACAAGAATACTGAAATAAGGGACAAAGCCGACCTGATAGAAGAACAGAGCCAACAACTTCAGGAAAAGGATGAGATGCTGAAGGAGAAAGCCATTCAGAACGAGACACTGTATCAGGTGGCTTATACAAAAAAACTGAAAGAGAACGGCGGAGAAATCATAGAGAAATTCCTGCTTGCATCAGAGGGAAAAGACAAAGTAAACGATGAAGATTGGCAATCGCTCTTTTCCGCCATTGACGGTCTCCATCCTGACTTCAGGCATGCAGTGCTGGAAAGGATCAAGAAACCTACAGAAGACAAAATCCGTATAGCATATTTGCTCAAGGCAGGTATGACAAATCCACAGATAATGGCTGTTACAGATTATAGCAAATCAAGTGTCTATAGAAAGTCCGACTCCATACGCAAAGCATTACCCGACTTTCTCAGAGAAGAAGAAGAAGAAGAAGAAGAAACTTGA
- a CDS encoding C10 family peptidase, whose protein sequence is MVKKHLLLLSLILGGISLASCSNEDELTDFNSMNDVVQTENSSDTDYLKYKRTPEEAEDLVLDFLSEVSAQQVMSSKKRLLKQATPKIANVEALSKSSSMKRGKLKDIEPVSGIDTLLYMVNFTDDSGFAIVAADKRTDPLIAFIDEGNFSAEDLATEENEGFLLALESAIDNELADIEAYNEDSVTQTNHYQPKLKDLDTKGWTINTIKTPLLQTNWGQGIPYNTYCPELPDYYINIGNHAATGCVITALAQMLSYYQVVTEVPYVASIPQIQTTLHWSQIIQDSQNNNGHLNNTTSQSTNEVACLMRYLGTCITVDYGVTSGAQKEDATNFLKVKGLNVSKWADFKESRIINTLSQNYIMFGSGYGERKKIAGITYKYTKGHVWIYDGYLNATKDNNTLNMVHCNWGWNGTRNGYYFCKVFNTRLGGEIPDDGDNTYIESLYDFRYKFEYAIVANNL, encoded by the coding sequence ATGGTAAAAAAACATCTATTACTTTTGTCGCTGATTTTAGGCGGCATTTCATTGGCAAGTTGTTCCAATGAAGACGAATTGACTGATTTTAATTCAATGAATGACGTTGTGCAGACAGAAAACTCTTCAGATACTGATTACCTGAAGTACAAGAGGACGCCGGAAGAAGCAGAGGACCTCGTGCTGGATTTCTTAAGCGAAGTCTCGGCACAGCAAGTTATGTCTTCCAAGAAGCGACTGCTGAAACAGGCAACTCCCAAAATAGCAAACGTGGAAGCCCTCAGCAAGTCTTCGTCTATGAAAAGAGGGAAACTGAAAGATATTGAGCCGGTCTCCGGAATAGACACATTGTTGTACATGGTTAACTTCACTGACGACAGTGGTTTTGCCATAGTTGCAGCCGACAAGCGCACCGACCCGCTTATTGCTTTCATTGATGAAGGCAATTTCAGTGCAGAAGACCTTGCCACGGAAGAAAATGAAGGTTTCCTCTTGGCTCTTGAGTCTGCAATAGATAATGAATTGGCTGATATAGAGGCATACAACGAGGATTCTGTTACGCAGACAAACCATTATCAACCTAAGCTCAAAGACCTGGACACCAAAGGCTGGACTATCAATACCATAAAGACTCCTTTACTTCAAACTAATTGGGGACAGGGTATACCTTATAATACTTATTGCCCTGAACTTCCGGATTATTATATCAATATTGGAAATCATGCAGCAACAGGTTGTGTTATTACAGCGTTGGCACAGATGCTTTCGTATTATCAGGTAGTTACAGAAGTGCCGTATGTGGCTTCTATTCCTCAGATACAAACTACCTTACATTGGAGTCAGATTATTCAAGATTCTCAAAATAATAATGGACACCTAAATAATACAACATCTCAATCGACAAATGAAGTTGCATGTTTAATGAGATATCTTGGTACATGTATTACGGTTGATTACGGAGTTACAAGCGGTGCTCAAAAAGAAGATGCTACAAATTTCCTTAAAGTTAAAGGACTTAATGTAAGCAAATGGGCAGACTTTAAGGAAAGTAGGATTATCAATACTTTATCCCAAAATTACATTATGTTTGGTTCTGGCTACGGAGAAAGAAAGAAAATTGCAGGCATCACGTACAAATACACGAAAGGTCACGTTTGGATTTATGATGGCTATCTTAATGCAACAAAAGATAACAACACCTTAAATATGGTTCATTGTAATTGGGGCTGGAACGGTACAAGAAATGGTTATTATTTCTGTAAAGTCTTCAACACCCGACTTGGCGGCGAAATTCCAGATGATGGAGATAATACTTACATAGAAAGTTTATATGATTTCAGATATAAATTTGAATACGCAATAGTTGCAAACAATTTATAA
- a CDS encoding Rne/Rng family ribonuclease, giving the protein MTSEVIVDVQPRDISIALLEDKRLVEFQKEGRSEHFSVGNIYLAKVKKIMPGLNACFVNVGYERDAFLHFQDLGVHFHAYEKYLKLLDKGKNLPLSKVGKEPDLEKEGSIQTTLRTGQELLVQIVKEPISTKGPRLTCELSLAGRYLVLMPLSNKISVSTKIKKGPERARLKQLISRVKPEHFGVIIRTSAENRSAEELESEFSILLKRWEESISKVVGSVERPLLIYEETPRPVALLRDLFNPSFENIYVNDEKIFNEVKEYVTLIAPDCAEIVKYYKGNVPIFDNFSVTKQIKTSLGRSVTYKHGAYLIIEHTEALHVVDVNSGKRSKSEDGQETNALDVNLGAADELARQLRLRDMGGIIVVDFIDMSEAEHRQKLYERMCENMQKDRAKHNILPLSKFGLMQITRQRVRPATDITVEESCPTCGGTGHIKSSLLFTDVLEGKIRRLTKHLGITKFRLHVHPFVAAYINQGIISLKIKWHARYGLGFKIIPNQSLSFLEYKFIDENNDEIFMFEDKEMQ; this is encoded by the coding sequence ATGACAAGCGAAGTAATAGTAGATGTACAGCCTCGGGACATCTCGATAGCCCTTTTGGAAGACAAGCGTTTGGTTGAATTCCAGAAAGAGGGACGTTCTGAGCATTTCTCTGTAGGCAACATCTATTTGGCAAAAGTCAAGAAAATCATGCCGGGCTTGAACGCTTGTTTCGTGAATGTCGGTTACGAACGGGATGCATTCCTTCATTTTCAGGATCTTGGAGTGCATTTCCATGCCTACGAAAAATACCTGAAACTACTCGACAAGGGCAAGAACTTACCATTGTCTAAAGTCGGCAAAGAGCCGGACCTGGAGAAAGAAGGCAGCATTCAGACAACACTTCGAACTGGTCAGGAATTACTGGTTCAGATTGTGAAAGAGCCTATCTCGACTAAAGGTCCGCGTCTGACATGCGAATTGTCACTCGCAGGTCGTTATCTGGTTCTCATGCCTTTGAGCAACAAGATTTCGGTATCTACGAAAATCAAGAAAGGTCCGGAGCGCGCCCGACTCAAACAGTTAATCAGTCGCGTGAAGCCCGAACACTTCGGAGTCATTATCCGCACCTCTGCAGAAAACAGAAGTGCAGAAGAACTCGAATCAGAATTCAGCATCCTGCTGAAACGCTGGGAAGAATCCATCAGCAAGGTGGTAGGTTCTGTTGAGCGTCCTCTTCTGATTTATGAAGAAACGCCTCGCCCTGTTGCGTTACTTCGGGATTTGTTCAATCCATCGTTTGAAAACATCTACGTGAACGATGAGAAGATTTTCAACGAAGTAAAGGAATATGTAACGCTTATTGCTCCGGACTGCGCTGAAATTGTCAAATACTACAAGGGCAACGTTCCAATTTTCGACAATTTTTCAGTTACCAAGCAGATAAAGACCTCATTGGGCAGATCTGTTACATACAAACATGGCGCATATTTAATTATTGAGCACACGGAAGCGCTTCACGTAGTTGATGTAAATAGTGGCAAGCGTTCAAAGTCAGAGGATGGCCAAGAAACAAATGCACTTGACGTAAATCTCGGTGCAGCCGACGAACTGGCGCGACAGTTGAGGTTGCGCGACATGGGCGGCATCATAGTGGTCGATTTCATTGACATGAGCGAAGCCGAACACCGCCAGAAACTTTACGAACGCATGTGCGAAAACATGCAGAAGGACCGTGCCAAGCACAACATACTCCCTCTGAGCAAGTTTGGCCTGATGCAGATTACCCGCCAACGCGTTCGTCCTGCAACGGACATCACCGTTGAAGAATCATGCCCTACATGCGGAGGCACAGGGCATATCAAGTCGAGCCTCCTCTTTACAGATGTTTTGGAAGGAAAAATTCGTAGGCTCACCAAACATCTTGGAATCACGAAATTCCGACTTCACGTACATCCGTTTGTGGCTGCTTACATCAATCAAGGCATTATCAGCCTGAAAATTAAGTGGCACGCCCGCTACGGTTTGGGATTTAAGATTATTCCCAATCAGAGCCTGTCCTTTTTAGAATATAAATTTATTGATGAAAACAACGATGAAATATTCATGTTTGAGGACAAAGAGATGCAATAA
- a CDS encoding HU family DNA-binding protein gives MTKSDIVNEIARKTGVEKNVVISCVEAFTSTVAESLINGNPVYLRGFGSFILKTRARKIGRNISKNVAIDIPEHKIAAFKPSQVLAEKVK, from the coding sequence ATGACTAAATCAGACATTGTTAATGAAATTGCAAGAAAGACGGGCGTTGAAAAGAACGTAGTCATCAGTTGTGTTGAAGCATTCACCAGCACTGTGGCTGAATCTTTAATAAACGGCAATCCCGTTTATCTCCGCGGCTTTGGCAGTTTCATCCTGAAAACACGTGCAAGAAAGATAGGTCGCAACATATCAAAGAATGTAGCAATAGACATTCCCGAGCACAAGATTGCAGCCTTCAAACCCTCTCAGGTGCTTGCAGAGAAAGTGAAATAA
- the rpiB gene encoding ribose 5-phosphate isomerase B has translation MTKALPIGLASDHAGFAMKQYVKQYLQGAGLTFTDYGCYNEESCDYPDFAHKLAEGIENGECNCGIGICGSGEGISMTLNKHQGIRAALVWQPEIAHMARLHNDANILVLPGRYMSEETAKACLDEFFNTSFEGGRHVRRIEKMRLDR, from the coding sequence ATGACAAAAGCATTGCCCATAGGTTTGGCAAGCGACCACGCCGGTTTCGCCATGAAACAGTATGTGAAACAATATCTTCAGGGAGCGGGTTTAACTTTTACCGATTACGGCTGTTACAATGAAGAGAGTTGCGATTATCCCGACTTTGCTCATAAATTGGCTGAAGGTATAGAGAATGGTGAATGCAACTGTGGCATAGGCATTTGCGGCTCCGGCGAGGGTATCTCAATGACGCTGAACAAGCACCAAGGCATTCGCGCCGCATTGGTCTGGCAACCAGAGATAGCACACATGGCACGCCTGCACAACGATGCCAATATACTCGTACTGCCCGGCCGATACATGTCTGAAGAAACAGCCAAAGCATGTTTGGATGAGTTTTTCAACACGTCTTTCGAAGGTGGCAGGCATGTTCGCAGGATAGAAAAGATGAGATTGGACAGATAG
- a CDS encoding transketolase family protein, which yields MKNSKIQMNTAADNIRIIAAAMVEKAKSGHPGGAMGGADFCNALYSEHLIYDPSDHEWMCRDRFFLDPGHMSPMLYSVLMLCGFFTMDDLKNFRQWGSPTPGHPERNISRGIENTSGPLGQGHTYAVGAALAAKLLYARTGNPGFERERIYSYISDGGVQEEISQGAGRMAGHLGLNNLIMFFDANDIQLSTATKDVISEDTAAKYRSWNWNVLEIDGNDAEQIREALETAKKETDRPTLIIGHCVMGKGAIKADGTSYENNCGTHGAPLGPGAYENTIRNLGGDPDNPFVVSEETAALYANRKAELEAVVAEYRKEEAAWAAANPEKAKLLDDWFHNRLPELPWDKIQQKPNQPTRQGSKVCLQMLSEYVPNMIVSSADLCNSDKTDGFLAHSSTITRDNFAGGFLQAGVSELTMACVCIGAMLHGGIISAMGTFFVFSDYMKPAIRMAALMEVPVKFIWTHDAFRVGEDGPTHEPVEQEAQIRLMEKLKNHSGNDSVRVFRPCDVHATTKAWEMAMNNFDTPTALIFSRQNIDDLPPGSSYEGFSKGAYAVIEEANPDVILVGSGSEISTLVGAGELLKKDGIKYRVVSCPSEGLFRRQSEVYQNEVLPSDAKIFGLTSGLPVTLAGLVGNNGYIHGLDTFGYSAPFKVLDEKLGYTPENIYKEIKAYLEQ from the coding sequence ATGAAAAATTCCAAGATACAGATGAATACGGCTGCAGACAATATTCGTATCATAGCAGCAGCGATGGTAGAAAAGGCTAAATCAGGTCATCCGGGAGGTGCCATGGGTGGCGCAGATTTTTGCAATGCCCTCTATAGCGAGCATCTCATTTACGACCCGTCAGACCATGAATGGATGTGCCGCGACCGTTTCTTTCTTGATCCGGGGCACATGTCGCCAATGCTCTATTCAGTATTGATGCTCTGCGGTTTCTTTACTATGGACGACCTGAAGAATTTCCGTCAATGGGGTTCCCCGACTCCAGGTCATCCGGAACGCAACATATCTCGCGGTATAGAAAACACTTCCGGTCCCTTGGGGCAGGGACACACATACGCAGTAGGCGCTGCTCTTGCAGCCAAACTGCTTTATGCGCGCACCGGCAATCCGGGTTTTGAACGAGAGAGGATATATTCCTACATATCAGACGGTGGTGTGCAGGAGGAGATCTCTCAAGGTGCCGGACGCATGGCAGGGCACTTGGGTCTGAACAACCTGATTATGTTCTTCGATGCCAATGACATCCAACTATCCACTGCGACAAAAGATGTCATTTCAGAGGACACGGCAGCGAAATACCGTTCCTGGAACTGGAATGTGCTCGAGATTGACGGCAACGATGCAGAACAAATCCGTGAGGCCCTCGAAACAGCAAAGAAAGAGACAGACCGCCCCACTCTCATTATCGGCCATTGCGTCATGGGTAAGGGCGCGATAAAAGCAGACGGCACAAGTTATGAAAATAATTGCGGTACACATGGTGCGCCTTTAGGTCCCGGTGCATACGAAAATACCATTCGCAACCTTGGTGGCGACCCGGACAATCCTTTTGTTGTCAGTGAGGAGACAGCCGCACTCTATGCCAATCGCAAGGCAGAACTGGAGGCTGTCGTGGCAGAATACCGTAAGGAAGAAGCAGCCTGGGCTGCTGCAAATCCGGAGAAAGCCAAACTGCTCGATGATTGGTTCCATAACCGCCTTCCGGAACTGCCTTGGGACAAGATTCAGCAAAAGCCCAACCAACCCACCCGTCAAGGTTCCAAAGTGTGTCTTCAGATGCTTTCGGAATATGTGCCTAATATGATAGTCTCTTCTGCAGACCTCTGTAATTCCGACAAGACAGATGGTTTTCTTGCCCACAGCAGTACGATTACCCGCGACAACTTCGCAGGCGGTTTTCTTCAGGCAGGCGTTTCAGAACTGACCATGGCTTGTGTCTGCATCGGTGCAATGCTCCACGGCGGAATTATTTCAGCCATGGGTACATTTTTCGTTTTCTCGGACTACATGAAGCCAGCAATACGCATGGCTGCACTTATGGAGGTGCCGGTGAAGTTCATCTGGACGCACGATGCCTTCCGCGTAGGCGAAGACGGGCCTACTCACGAGCCTGTTGAGCAAGAGGCTCAGATACGCTTGATGGAAAAACTGAAGAACCATAGCGGTAACGACAGCGTACGCGTTTTCCGTCCTTGCGATGTGCATGCAACTACAAAGGCGTGGGAAATGGCGATGAACAATTTCGACACTCCTACTGCATTGATATTCAGTCGCCAGAATATTGACGACCTTCCTCCCGGCTCAAGTTACGAAGGTTTCTCCAAAGGCGCATACGCCGTCATTGAAGAGGCTAATCCTGACGTTATACTTGTAGGTTCAGGTTCAGAAATCAGCACTCTTGTAGGTGCAGGCGAATTGCTGAAGAAAGACGGCATCAAGTACCGTGTAGTAAGTTGCCCCTCAGAAGGTCTGTTCAGACGTCAAAGCGAAGTCTATCAAAACGAGGTGCTTCCATCAGATGCCAAGATCTTCGGTCTGACATCCGGTCTTCCCGTTACTTTGGCAGGACTTGTAGGTAACAACGGCTACATTCATGGGCTCGACACCTTCGGTTATTCTGCTCCATTCAAAGTGCTGGACGAAAAACTGGGATATACACCGGAAAACATCTATAAGGAAATAAAGGCATATCTTGAACAATAA